The stretch of DNA TTTTTAGCCCCATAGACCACGTTTGGAATACGGGCAAGTCCAATCGCCCCACTACACATGACACAAGGCTCAATGGTCACAAAAAGCGTGCAATCAAGCAAGCGCCAGCTCTCCTCACTCAGGTTCGCATTCTCTATGGCCATAATCTCCGCATGCATAACCGCTCGCTGCAGTTCCTCACGCGCATTATGCCCACGGCCAATGATTTTGCCATCTTTGACAATCACACAACCAATTGGAATTTCATCGTGTTCAAGAGCAATCTCAGCCTCTTTCAATGCCTCTCTCATAAAGACTTCTTTTTCTTCAACTGTATAATTCATCAATTTCCCTTTTCCTACTTGTCGATTTTATTATTATATCATGAATCCCAAGACAAAAAAAGCCACCGAATGCGGTGACTTTATAGGGAGATTATTATGAAAAAGAAAAGTTTAGGATATTTGTTACAACAAGTTAGGAGGTCTTCTTGTAACTGTCTATAGTATACCCGACCTATCTTAAACAAATCTTAAAAATCTCTTAGGACCAAACACTTTCTAAAATATTTGTTTGTTCACGACCAGGACCTACTGAGAAAGTAGAAATACGAACGCCAACCAATTCACTCACACGACGAACATAGTTACGCGCATTCTCCGGAAGATCTTCCAAATTACGAACTCCAGTAATATCTTCTGACCAACCTGGTAACTCTTCATAAATAGGCTTGCAACGTTTCAATTGCTCAAGACTAGCTGGATAGTAGTCAATACGTTGACCATCAAGATCATAGGCCACACAGATTTTCACTGTATCTAAACCACTCAAAACATCGATAGAGTTCAATGAAAGGTTAGTGATACCAGAAACACGACGACTATGACGCATCACAACTGAGTCAAACCAACCCACACGACGTGGACGACCAGTTGTTGTACCATACTCATGACCTACTTCACGAATGCGTTCTCCCACTTCATCAAACAACTCAGTTGGGAAAGGACCGTCTCCTACACGACTCGTATAGGCTTTACATACACCAACAACCTTGTCAATCTTACTTGGACCAACACCAGAACCAATCGTAACACCACCAGCCACAGGGTTTGATGACGTAACAAATGGATACGTACCTTGGTCGATATCTAGCATAACACCTTGTGCACCTTCAAAAAGCACACGTTTTCCATTATCAAGCGCATCATTCAAAATGACAGATGTATCTGTCACATACTTCTTGATTTGTTGACCATATTCATAATATTCTTCAAAAATATCATCGAAAGCAATCGCTTTACTGTCATACAATTTTTCAAAAAGACGATTCTTTTCAGCAAGGTTACGTTCTAAGCGCTCACGGAAAATATCTTTATCTAAAAGATCGGCGATACGAATCCCAACACGAGCAGCCTTGTCCATATAAGCTGGACCAATTCCCTTGATTGTAGTGCCAATCTTATTATCGCCCTTAGCTTCTTCTTGCAAACGATCCAACTCGATATGATAAGGCAAAATGACATGCGCGCGATCAGAAATACGCAAGTTATCAGTTGTAACACCTTCCTCATGAAGATAGCTCAACTCTTTTACAAGAGATTTAGGATTTACAACCATACCATTCCCAATAACAGAGATTTTTTCAGGGAAGAAAATTCCAGATGGAATCAAGTGCAACTTAAATTTCTTACCATCAATCACAATCGTGTGACCTGCATTATCACCACCTTGGTAACGTGCAATCACTTCTGCATTCGCTGAAAGGAAGTCTGTAATCTTCCCTTTACCTTCATCACCCCATTGGGTACCTACAACAACAACTGAAGTCATAATCTTGTCTGAGCCCTCAGGCTCTTCCTTTCTCACATACATGGCAGGACTCTCACCTGCAATTATATCTTACAATTTATTATAAGAAAAAATCGCCTTTTTATCAAGAAGAAACAATAGAAAGATTTGCTATTTCCAACTATTAAAAAATGATTTAGAAATAATTCCGGCTATTTATCATTATATTCCTACAAAAAGTTAAATTTGTTCGGAAATTAACTCATACTGTCTCAACAAGCAACAAAACCTTGTTTCATTATCAATTTTTCAAGATACAAACGATAAGCAACACGATAATGGTAAACAATAAAATCCCGATAGCTCACAATACGATATCGGACAAGATAATAAATCAAAAACTTAAAATGAAAATGTTCCCAGTCCCAACTATTACCAAAGAAAGTAGCATACTCTTCTTCGATACTGTCATAGAAATCAGTCATCTGATCATAAATATTTTGTAGCATAAGCATACACTCCTTTACTTTTTATAAGCTTATTCTAACAAAAAATTATAAACAGTTATTATTAAATCCTGAATTGCTCAAATACTAACCTCAAAAAGATAATAAATAGGAAAAGTTGACAGAATAGGAAGAAATCTACTACCTAAATTTCAAAAATTAAGATAATGGAAGCGGAAGGATGCGAACCCTCGAAGGAGCGTATTTACAGTCCGTCACGTTTAGCCTCTTCGCTACCCTCGATTAAAGTACTAAAAAGATCTCCTTGCTCGAAAACGGAGGGCTATGAAACTTTACTCAGCAAAAAATATCTCACACCAAATAACTCAAAATAGATTATTAATTATATAAAAAAAGAGGCCTAAACCTCTTTTTCTTAACTACTCCGCCAGTAGGACTCGAACCTACGACATCATGATTAACAGTCATGCGCTACTACCAACTGAGCTATGGCGGATTAAAGCTAAGCGACTTCCATATCTCACAGGGGGCAACCCCCAACTACTTCCGGCGTTCTAGGGCTTAACTTCTGTGTTCGGCATGGGTACAGGTGTATCTCCTAGGCTATCGTCACTTAACTCTGAGTAATACCTACTCAAAATTGAATATCTATTCAAATCAAGAAAACCATTCGCTTTCATATTCTCAGTTACTTTGGATAAGTCCTCGAGCTATTAGTATTAGTCCGCTACATGTGTCGCCACACTTCCACTTCTAACCTATCTACCTGATCATCTCTCAGGGCTCTTACTGATATAAAATCATGGGAAATCTCATCTTGAGGTGGGTTTCACACTTAGATGCTTTCAGCGTTTATCCCTTCCCTACATAGCTACCCAGCGATGCCTTTGGCAAGACAACTGGTACACCAGCGGTAAGTCCACTCTGGTCCTCTCGTACTAGGAGCAGATCCTCTCAAATTTCCTACGCCCGCGACGGATAGGGACCGAACTGTCTCACGACGTTCTGAACCCAGCTCGCGTGCCGCTTTAATGGGCGAACAGCCCAACCCTTGGGACCGACTACAGCCCCAGGATGCGACGAGCCGACATCGAGGTGCCAAACCTCCCCGTCGATGTGAACTCTTGGGGGAGATAAGCCTGTTATCCCCAGGGTAGCTTTTATCCGTTGAGCGATGGCCCTTCCATACGGAACCACCGGATCACTAAGCCCGACTTTCGTCCCTGCTCGAGTTGTAGCTCTCGCAGTCAAGCTCCCTTATACCTTTACACTCTGCGAATGATTTCCAACCATTCTGAGGGAACCTTTGGGCGCCTCCGTTACCTTTTAGGAGGCGACCGCCCCAGTCAAACTGCCCGTCAGACACTGTCTCCGATAGGGATCACCTATCTGGGTTAGAGTGGCCATAACACAAGGGTAGTATCCCAACATCGTCTCCTTCGAAACTGGCGTCCCGATCTCATAGACTCCTACCTATCCTGTACATGTGGTACAGACACTCAATATCAAACTGCAGTAAAGCTCCATGGGGTCTTTCCGTCCTGTCGCGGGTAACCTGCATCTTCACAGGTACTAAAATTTCACCGAGTCTCTCGTTGAGACAGTGCCCAAATCATTACGCCTTTCGTGCGGGTCGGAACTTACCCGACAAGGAATTTCGCTACCTTAGGACCGTTATAGTTACGGCCGCCGTTTACTGGGGCTTCAATTCATACCTTCGCTTGCGCTAAGCACTCCTCTTAACCTTCCAGCACCGGGCAGGCGTCACCCCCTATACATCATCTTACGATTTAGCAGAGAGCTGTGTTTTTGATAAACAGTTGCTTGGGCCTATTCACTGCGGCCGACTTAAAGTCAGCACCCCTTCTCCCGAAGTTACGGGGTCATTTTGCCGAGTTCCTTAACGAGAGTTCTCTCGCTCACCTGAGGCTACTCGCCTCGACTACCTGTGTCGGTTTGCGGTACGGGTAGAGTATGTTTAAACGCTAGAAGCTTTTCTTGGCAGTGTGACGTCACTAACTTCCCTACTAAACTTCGCTCCCCATCACAGCTCAATGTTACAGATATAAGCATTTGACTCATATCACACCTAACTGCTTAGACAGACTCTTCCAATCGTCTGCTTTAGTTAGCCTACTGCGTCCCTCCATCACTACATACTCTAGTACAGGAATATCAACCTGTTGTCCATCGGATACACCTTTCGGTCTCTCCTTAGGTCCCGACTAACCCAGGGCGGACGAGCCTTCCCCTGGAAACCTTAGTCTTACGGTGGACAGGATTCTCACCTGTCTTTCGCTACTCATACCGGCATTCTCACTTCTATGCGTTCCAGCACTCCTCACGGTACACCTTCATCACACATAGAACGCTCTCCTACCATACCTATAAAGGTATCCACAGCTGCGGTAAATTGTTTTAGCCCCGGTACATTTTCGGCGCAGGGTCACTCGACTAGTGAGCTATTACGCACTCTTTGAATGAATAGCTGCTTCTAAGCTAACATCCTAGTTGTCTGTGCAACCCCACATCCTTTTCCACTTAACAATTATTTTGGGACCTTAGCTGGTGGTCTGGGCTGTTTCCCTTTCGACTACGGATCTTAGCACTCGCAGTCTGACTACCGACCATAATTCATTGGCATTCGGAGTTTATCTGAGATTGGTAATCCGGGATGGACCCCTCACCCAAACAGTGCTCTACCTCCAAGAATCTTTATGTCGACGCTAGCCCTAAAGCTATTTCGGAGAGAACCAGCTATCTCCAAGTTCGTTTGGAATTTCTCCGCTACCCACAAGTCATCCAAGCACTTTTCAACGTGCCCTGGTTCGGTCCTCCAGTGCGTCTTACCGCACCTTCAACCGGCTCATGGGTAGGTCACATGGTTTCGGGTCTACGTCATGATACTAATTCGCCCTATTCAGACTCGGTTTCCCTACGGCTCCGTCTCTTCAACTTAACCTCGCATCATAACGTAACTCGCCGGTTCATTCTACAAAAGGCACGCTCTCACCCATTAACGGGCTCGAACTTGTTGTAGGCACACGGTTTCAGGTTCTATTTCACTCCCCTCCCGGGGTGCTTTTCACCTTTCCCTCACGGTACTGGTTCACTATCGGTCACTAGGGAGTATTTAGGGTTGGGAGATGGCCCTCCCAGATTCCGACGGGATTTCACGTGTCCCGCCGTACTCAGGATACTGCTAGGTACAAAGACTATTTTAAATACGAGGCTATTACTATCTTTGGCTGATCTTCCCAAATCATTCTTCTATAATCTTTGAGTCCACATTGCAGTCCTACAACCCCGAAGAGTAAACTCTTCGGTTTGCCCTTCTGCCGTTTCGCTCGCCGCTACTAAGGCAATCGCTTTTGCTTTCTCTTCCTGCAGCTACTTAGATGTTTCAGTTCACTGCGTCTTCCTCCTCACATCCTTAACAGATGTGGGTAACAGGTAGTACCTGTTGGGTTCCCCCATTCGGAAATCCCTGGATCATCGCTTACTTACAGCTACCCAAGGCATATCGTCGTTTGTCACGTCCTTCTTCGGCTCCTAGTGCCAAGGCATCCACCGTGCGCCCTTATTAACTTAACCTTATTTTTCTGACCTTTCAGTCATAAACTCTTATTAATACTACAGCGTTTTCGGTTTATTTTCTTGTTACTATTTGATATAGATATTCAATTTTCAATGTGCATTACTTGGTGATCTCTCACCAATGGAGCCTAGCGGGATCGAACCGCTGACCTCCTGCGTGCAAAGCAGGCGCTCTCCCAGCTGAGCTAAGGCCCCACAAGACCTCTCAAGACTAAACAAGACCAATGCGCAGTTCCTTTTCCTTAGAAAGGAGGTGATCCAGCCGCACCTTCCGATACGGCTACCTTGTTACGACTTCACCCCAATCATCTATCCCACCTTAGGCGGCTGGCTCCTTACGGTTACCTCACCGACTTCGGGTGTTACAAACTCTCGTGGTGTGACGGGCGGTGTGTACAAGGCCCGGGAACGTATTCACCGCGGCGTGCTGATCCGCGATTACTAGCGATTCCGACTTCATGTAGGCGAGTTGCAGCCTACAATCCGAACTGAGACTGGCTTTAAGAGATTAGCTTGCCGTCACCGGCTTGCGACTCGTTGTACCAGCCATTGTAGCACGTGTGTAGCCCAGGTCATAAGGGGCATGATGATTTGACGTCATCCCCACCTTCCTCCGGTTTATTACCGGCAGTCTCGCTAGAGTGCCCAACTGAATGATGGCAACTAACAATAGGGGTTGCGCTCGTTGCGGGACTTAACCCAACATCTCACGACACGAGCTGACGACAACCATGCACCACCTGTCACCTCTGTCCCGAAGGAAAACTCTATCTCTAGAGCGGTCAGAGGGATGTCAAGACCTGGTAAGGTTCTTCGCGTTGCTTCGAATTAAACCACATGCTCCACCGCTTGTGCGGGCCCCCGTCAATTCCTTTGAGTTTCAACCTTGCGGTCGTACTCCCCAGGCGGAGTGCTTAATGCGTTAGCTGCGGCACTAAACACCGGAAAGGGTCTAACACCTAGCACTCATCGTTTACGGCGTGGACTACCAGGGTATCTAATCCTGTTTGCTCCCCACGCTTTCGAGCCTCAGCGTCAGTTACAAGCCAGAGAGCCGCTTTCGCCACCGGTGTTCCTCCATATATCTACGCATTTCACCGCTACACATGGAATTCCACTCTCCCCTCTTGCACTCAAGTTAAACAGTTTCCAAAGCGTACTATGGTTAAGCCACAGCCTTTAACTTCAGACTTATCTAACCGCCTGCGCTCGCTTTACGCCCAATAAATCCGGACAACGCTCGGGACCTACGTATTACCGCGGCTGCTGGCACGTAGTTAGCCGTCCCTTTCTGGTAAGATACCGTCACAGTGTGAACTTTCCACTCTCACACTCGTTCTTCTCTTACAACAGAGCTTTACGATCCGAAAACCTTCTTCACTCACGCGGCGTTGCTCGGTCAGACTTCCGTCCATTGCCGAAGATTCCCTACTGCTGCCTCCCGTAGGAGTCTGGGCCGTGTCTCAGTCCCAGTGTGGCCGATCACCCTCTCAGGTCGGCTATGTATCGTCGCCTTGGTGAGCCGTTACCCCACCAACTAGCTAATACAACGCAGGTCCATCTGGTAGTGATGCAATTGCACCTTTTAAGCAAATGTCATGCAACATCTACTCTTATGCGGTATTAGCTATCGTTTCCAATAGTTATCCCCCGCTACCAGGCAGGTTACCTACGCGTTACTCACCCGTTCGCAACTCATCCAGAAGAGCAAGCTCCTCCTTCAGCGTTCTACTTGCATGTATTAGGCACGCCGCCAGCGTTCGTCCTGAGCCAGGATCAAACTCTCATTAAAAGTTTGAGTTCTCACTCATTTCTGTCACTGACAGATTTATTGTTTTTTTCATTGTTCAGTACTACAACCTTAGTTGTAGTGCCCTGCACATTGGTTCGTCTTGTTCAGTTTTCAAAGGTCTTTGTCACTCACTTCTCTCAAGCGACAACTATATTAGTATATCACAGGTGCTTTCGCTTGTCAACACTTTTTTGAAACTTTTTTAATCTTTTTTTCATCAAGTGCCTCAACCGCAACATACCATAGTCCGTACGGGATTCGAACCCGTGTTACCGCCGTGAAAAGGCGGTGTCTTAACCCCTTGACCAACGGACCAGAGTTGTTATTTTCAACTCTTACTATTATACCGACTTTTCAAACTTTGTCAACTACTTTTTCTGTTTTTTTCTTTTTTTTGCATAGCTTCTTACCGAGTACGGATATCAAACTCCTTAAACACAATACGTAAGTCTTTTAATACTCTTTGACGCCCTCGGAAGCGTTCATGTCTTAGGACCCGTTCTAACTCTTCTTGTTTGTCTTTACTTTGTTTACTTCTATAATCTCTTAGTGTCTCATGAAAGAGATAATAATCATCTAGACACAGACCTCCCTCACTGATACGATGACTAATCTCACCTACTTCTTCATACGGTTCTTTATCATATCTTCGTTTTTGACTTTCTTGCTTACGGATATAGTCTAGAATTCGATTACGGAACTTAGTCTTAAAATATTTCCTTAAACGAGGAATATCTTCTACTAGCTCTTCTTCTCTACTGATCAATTCATGTAAGCAAATCATTCCCTCTTGGTCCCAATCCGATAGCTCCCATAAATGAAGGTAATATTCATTTCTACTTTTATATACAATTCCCTGGACTTCTTTATACAATTCTTTAAACATAACGTTCCCCTTTCTAGATACAGTTTAACAGATTCAGAAACACTTTTGTCCCATTTCCCCCATTCTGTTCCCTACACCGTCTAAACTGCACAAAAAAGAGAGGACACGCCTCTCTTGGGGTTATTTTTCGTCATTCATTTTTGACTTTACTTCATCATAGGATAGTGCATGTGATTCCTCTTCGACTGTTTCAGGCATCTTTCCTGTTTCATAAAGAGCTTTAATTTGTGTACTATCCAATGTTTCGTATTTCAATAATGCTTCTGCAATCAACTTGTGAGTTTCACGATTTGATTGGATGATTTCAGCAGCTTTATTTCGTGCTTCATTTAATAATGAACGAACTTCTTCGTCAATTTCATAAGCTGTTTGTTCTGAAATTGATTTTTGAGGACTCTGTGCACCAAACATAGCATGGTTTCCTTCATATTGTACTGGGCCAAGTTTTTCACTCATACCGTACTCTGTAACCATTGCACGCGCCATCTGAGTAGCTTGTTCAAAGTCGTTTGAAGCTCCTGTCGTTTGGACATTAAAGATAATTTCTTCAGCTACACGTCCACCCATTAAGCCAGCCAATTGCTCTTTCATATCTTCTTTAGATAGAAGCATTTGATCCTCTTTAGGAAGTGCAATCATATAACCGCCTGCACGGCCTCGTGGTACGATAGTAACTTTATGAACAACACGGGCATTCGATAAGACTAGACCAACAATGGTGTGTCCAGCCTCATGGTAGGCAACCAATTCACGTTCTTTTTGTGAAACTGTCTTATCTTTCTTAGAAGGACCAGCAATAACTCTATCTTCTGCTTCATCAATATCTGAGGCATCAATTATTGATTTATTGCGACGAGCAGCGACTAAAGCAGCTTCATTCAATACATTCTCTAAATCAGCACCAACAAAACCTGGAGTTTGTTGAGCCACTAATTTCAAATCAACATCTTCTGCTAAAGGCTTGTTCTTAGCATGAACTTTCAAGATTGCTTCGCGACCTTTAACATCAGGACGGCCAACCAATACTTTTCTATCAAAACGTCCTGGACGCAAAAGGGCAGGGTCAAGTACATCTGAACGGTTTGTCGCAGCGATGACAATAATCCCTTCATTTCCCTCAAAACCGTCCATCTCAATCAAGAGTTGGTTCAAGGTTTGTTCACGTTCGTCATTACCTCCGCCAAGACCGACTCCACGTTGACGTCCAACAGCATCAATTTCATCGATAAAGATAATAGCTGGTGCTGCTTTTTTGGCATCTTCAAAAAGAGAACGAACACGACTAGCTCCAACTCCGACAAACATTTCTACAAAGTCAGAACCTGAGATACTAAAGAATGGAACACCTGCTTCTCCAGCAACTGCCTTAGCAAGCAAGGTCTTACCTGTCCCCGGAGGTCCCTCTAAAAGAACACCTGCTGGAATACGGGCCCCAAGTTTTGTAAATCGTTTTGGATCTTTTAAGAATTCAACAACTTCAACTAGTTCTTGTTTTTCTTCCTCAGCTCCAGCAACATCTGAAAATCTTACTTTAATATCTTCTTTATTTGCGGCTTTAGCCTTACTACGTCCAAAACTCATTGGGTTACGGCTATTATTTCCTCCCATATTTCCCATCATAGAGAATAGGAAGAAGAATAGAATACCGAATGGCACAATGGATACAAGAATATTAATCCACATACCACTTGAACTTTCATGCTTAACAGTTACTTCCGCCTTATGGTCAGAAGCAAGTTTTTGCAATTCTGATACTGTAGTATCTGAAGGAAGAATAATACTTGAAAATTTCTCTACTGTTGTAGCAGAAGGAGAAAAGAACTGGATACCTGTTTCTTCTTTACTTGTTTTAGGATTTTTATAGACACCTGAAACTTCGATAACACTGCCATTTGGTTGGTAAGTCAATTCTTTTACATTGTCATCGGTAATTTCTTTTACCAATTCTGTATAATTAATTTGCTCACTTTTCCCTGCAACACTACCTGTACTAAAATACTGGTAAGCTGTAACTAGGAAAAAAATAAGTAATAACCATAGAAAAGGATTTTTAATTAAACCATTATTTTGTTTTTTCATTAAAAATTGTTCTTTCTAATTTGAATATACTTCTTCTTTCAATACTCCAACATAAGGAAGGTTACGATAGTTTTCTTTGTAGTCTAAACCATAACCTACTACAAACTCATTTGGGATAGTAAAGCAGGTATAGTCTGCCTCAATTTCTACAACACGTCCCTCTGGTTTATCCAACAAGGTTGCAATTTTAACAGAAGCAGCCTCTCTTGCTTTAAACATATCTCTTAAACTCTTCAAAGTTTGACCTGTATCAATGATATCTTCTATAAACAGAACATGTCTTCCTTTGATATCTTGAGTCACATCTTGCTTGATATTAATGACACCACTACTTGCTGTTCCACCATGGTAGCTAGAAACCATCATGAAGTCCATTTCAATATGTGTATCAATATGTTTAACCAATTCAGCCATAAAAGGGATAGATCCTTTTAAAATCCCAATTAAAATCGGATTTTTTCCTGCATAGTCTTTAGTTAGTTGGGCACCTAATTTTTTAGCAACTTCTGTAATTTCATCGTGTGAAACAAGGATTTTTTTAATATCGTTTTCTAACATTTTTTTACCTATCTATTTTTTCTATATAAAGTACAGTGTTCATTATATCATTTTTCGTGTTTTTACTCAAATTACTGGTCGCAATTCCCAAAATTGAGACAATTTCACCAAATTGCTCAATAATCAGAGCTGATTTTCGCTTTTCCATAGGGATTTTCAAATCAATAAATAGACGTCTGAGTTTTTTTCTATGCCCATTTTGAATCAAAAAATCTCTTGGTTTTCTATGACGAATGTGTATGGATGTTTCGCGTGAAACAGGTATTTGTTGAATTGATTCACCTTCTAATGGAATTCCAAAGGAAAATAAATAACCTTGGTAAGATACCTGATTTTGATAGTGTAACACAAGTTCATCTTCCTTTTCATCAGACTGAGGACTGATTTTACAAATCCGAAACTGTTGATACTCTTTTACTAATTCATAACCATTTTTAAGCGTATGACAATACTGGCTTTTAGTTTTTAAAATTTGTCTAACTTCAGCAAACTGAGATTTTGTAAGATTCAAATCTGAAAAACGATTCAGATAAGTTTGAAGTAAAACTCTTTGTGTCGACTCAGAGTAAGATAATAGCTGATCTAAATTTTCTACATCAATATTCTTTGATAATTCAGCTATAGCTAAATCATAATCTAAAATTTCATTGCCGATGCTTAAGATTGCATCTCTAAATCTAGGATTTTCTTTCTCTAATTCTGGTAAATAAGAATTTCGAATACGATTGCGAAAATAATGATTTTCCTGATTTGATATATCTTCAAAGTGAAAAATTGATGGAAAGTCTTTTTTCTGAAAATGCAAGAAGGGCCGAATGATTTCTATCTCTCCGACTACTTGCTTCTCCTTAATTCCTGATAGATAGCGCAAACGAGTTCCTCTAATCAAACGCATTAAAATAGTTTCCACCTGATCATCAGCATGGTGGGCAGTTACCAAGGCTGTCGCACCAGTCTTTATCA from Streptococcus mitis encodes:
- a CDS encoding transcriptional regulator; protein product: MFKELYKEVQGIVYKSRNEYYLHLWELSDWDQEGMICLHELISREEELVEDIPRLRKYFKTKFRNRILDYIRKQESQKRRYDKEPYEEVGEISHRISEGGLCLDDYYLFHETLRDYRSKQSKDKQEELERVLRHERFRGRQRVLKDLRIVFKEFDIRTR
- the tadA gene encoding tRNA adenosine(34) deaminase TadA; amino-acid sequence: MNYTVEEKEVFMREALKEAEIALEHDEIPIGCVIVKDGKIIGRGHNAREELQRAVMHAEIMAIENANLSEESWRLLDCTLFVTIEPCVMCSGAIGLARIPNVVYGAKNQKFGAAGSLYDILTDERLNHRVEVETGILEDECAAIMQDFFRNRRKK
- the comW gene encoding sigma(X)-activator ComW, translated to MLQNIYDQMTDFYDSIEEEYATFFGNSWDWEHFHFKFLIYYLVRYRIVSYRDFIVYHYRVAYRLYLEKLIMKQGFVAC
- the ftsH gene encoding ATP-dependent zinc metalloprotease FtsH, whose amino-acid sequence is MKKQNNGLIKNPFLWLLLIFFLVTAYQYFSTGSVAGKSEQINYTELVKEITDDNVKELTYQPNGSVIEVSGVYKNPKTSKEETGIQFFSPSATTVEKFSSIILPSDTTVSELQKLASDHKAEVTVKHESSSGMWINILVSIVPFGILFFFLFSMMGNMGGNNSRNPMSFGRSKAKAANKEDIKVRFSDVAGAEEEKQELVEVVEFLKDPKRFTKLGARIPAGVLLEGPPGTGKTLLAKAVAGEAGVPFFSISGSDFVEMFVGVGASRVRSLFEDAKKAAPAIIFIDEIDAVGRQRGVGLGGGNDEREQTLNQLLIEMDGFEGNEGIIVIAATNRSDVLDPALLRPGRFDRKVLVGRPDVKGREAILKVHAKNKPLAEDVDLKLVAQQTPGFVGADLENVLNEAALVAARRNKSIIDASDIDEAEDRVIAGPSKKDKTVSQKERELVAYHEAGHTIVGLVLSNARVVHKVTIVPRGRAGGYMIALPKEDQMLLSKEDMKEQLAGLMGGRVAEEIIFNVQTTGASNDFEQATQMARAMVTEYGMSEKLGPVQYEGNHAMFGAQSPQKSISEQTAYEIDEEVRSLLNEARNKAAEIIQSNRETHKLIAEALLKYETLDSTQIKALYETGKMPETVEEESHALSYDEVKSKMNDEK
- the tilS gene encoding tRNA lysidine(34) synthetase TilS, whose translation is MREQDFLNHFLKKGYFKKHAKVVLALSGGLDSMFLFKVLSTYQKELEIELILAHVNHKQRVESDWEEQELRKLAAEAEFPIYISNFSGKFSEARARHFRYDFFKEVMIKTGATALVTAHHADDQVETILMRLIRGTRLRYLSGIKEKQVVGEIEIIRPFLHFQKKDFPSIFHFEDISNQENHYFRNRIRNSYLPELEKENPRFRDAILSIGNEILDYDLAIAELSKNIDVENLDQLLSYSESTQRVLLQTYLNRFSDLNLTKSQFAEVRQILKTKSQYCHTLKNGYELVKEYQQFRICKISPQSDEKEDELVLHYQNQVSYQGYLFSFGIPLEGESIQQIPVSRETSIHIRHRKPRDFLIQNGHRKKLRRLFIDLKIPMEKRKSALIIEQFGEIVSILGIATSNLSKNTKNDIMNTVLYIEKIDR
- a CDS encoding adenylosuccinate synthase; its protein translation is MTSVVVVGTQWGDEGKGKITDFLSANAEVIARYQGGDNAGHTIVIDGKKFKLHLIPSGIFFPEKISVIGNGMVVNPKSLVKELSYLHEEGVTTDNLRISDRAHVILPYHIELDRLQEEAKGDNKIGTTIKGIGPAYMDKAARVGIRIADLLDKDIFRERLERNLAEKNRLFEKLYDSKAIAFDDIFEEYYEYGQQIKKYVTDTSVILNDALDNGKRVLFEGAQGVMLDIDQGTYPFVTSSNPVAGGVTIGSGVGPSKIDKVVGVCKAYTSRVGDGPFPTELFDEVGERIREVGHEYGTTTGRPRRVGWFDSVVMRHSRRVSGITNLSLNSIDVLSGLDTVKICVAYDLDGQRIDYYPASLEQLKRCKPIYEELPGWSEDITGVRNLEDLPENARNYVRRVSELVGVRISTFSVGPGREQTNILESVWS
- the hpt gene encoding hypoxanthine phosphoribosyltransferase — translated: MLENDIKKILVSHDEITEVAKKLGAQLTKDYAGKNPILIGILKGSIPFMAELVKHIDTHIEMDFMMVSSYHGGTASSGVINIKQDVTQDIKGRHVLFIEDIIDTGQTLKSLRDMFKAREAASVKIATLLDKPEGRVVEIEADYTCFTIPNEFVVGYGLDYKENYRNLPYVGVLKEEVYSN